The following are encoded in a window of Flavobacterium psychrotrophum genomic DNA:
- a CDS encoding response regulator: protein MKKLFFVISNKLDSNLYAEEEQQQPVVYLIDDDDDDRDIFSIALNRAQVDAVCLTAKNGSEALTDLNDTIKTPNFIFIDLNMPHMSGKECLQEIKKRPMLRDIPAVIYTTSSREQEAEELMKMGAAHYLVKPDSLGKLTRVLKELITGNDMPYFINMTA, encoded by the coding sequence ATGAAGAAATTATTCTTTGTTATCAGCAACAAACTGGACAGTAACCTGTATGCCGAAGAGGAACAACAACAGCCTGTTGTGTACCTCATTGACGACGACGACGACGACCGCGACATTTTTTCTATTGCCCTTAACCGTGCACAGGTTGATGCTGTTTGCCTTACCGCAAAAAACGGCAGCGAAGCATTGACCGATCTTAATGACACCATAAAAACACCAAACTTTATTTTCATAGACCTTAATATGCCACACATGAGTGGTAAAGAGTGTTTACAGGAAATAAAAAAACGCCCTATGCTGCGCGACATCCCGGCGGTTATATACACAACATCATCGCGGGAGCAGGAAGCAGAAGAGCTAATGAAAATGGGCGCTGCGCACTACCTGGTAAAACCAGACAGCCTGGGAAAGCTTACACGGGTTCTTAAAGAACTCATTACCGGCAACGATATGCCTTATTTTATTAACATGACTGCTTAA
- a CDS encoding sensor histidine kinase, with the protein MEDQKESTQNSRQNQETYQRMIAEVQDYAILLLDTEGNVQNWNLGAQQIKGYSEQEIVGRNFRIFYLDADREALLPEKLISEAFAVGRATHEGWRVRKDGSTFWGLVVITAVHDAEGNTIGFTKVTRDLTERKLAEDQIRNYAKDIEFRNKQLEEFAYIASHDLQEPLRKIQIFAEMLHSNLDDKDSATRYAEKITASAQRMSNLIKSVLKYSQLSRTDDLYERVDLNTVLGNVKEDYDLLIKEKNVTLTAVGMPVINAIPVQMHQLLGNLLSNAIKFASHEPDIKITSRPVLRSELDDITISDKSRAYIQIVVADNGIGFEQHYAEQVFKIFKRLTDNAGTGIGLALCKKIVENHHGHISVASELGKGTVFTILLPE; encoded by the coding sequence ATGGAAGACCAAAAAGAAAGTACACAAAACAGCAGGCAAAACCAGGAAACTTACCAGCGAATGATAGCCGAAGTGCAGGACTACGCCATTTTATTACTGGATACCGAAGGAAATGTACAAAACTGGAACCTGGGTGCGCAACAGATAAAAGGCTATTCTGAACAGGAAATAGTGGGCCGCAATTTCAGGATATTTTACCTTGATGCAGACCGCGAAGCACTACTACCGGAAAAACTTATTAGTGAAGCCTTTGCCGTAGGGCGGGCTACCCATGAGGGATGGCGCGTGCGAAAAGACGGTTCTACCTTTTGGGGGCTCGTGGTTATAACAGCTGTACACGATGCAGAGGGAAATACTATAGGTTTTACAAAAGTAACCCGCGACCTTACAGAACGTAAACTGGCCGAAGACCAGATACGCAATTATGCAAAGGATATTGAATTCAGGAACAAGCAGCTCGAAGAGTTTGCCTATATAGCATCGCACGATTTACAGGAGCCCCTGCGAAAAATACAGATCTTTGCCGAAATGCTGCACAGTAATCTAGATGATAAGGACTCTGCAACGCGCTATGCCGAAAAAATAACAGCATCTGCACAGCGCATGTCTAACCTTATTAAAAGCGTACTAAAGTATAGCCAGCTTTCGCGTACAGACGATCTTTATGAAAGGGTAGACCTTAATACTGTACTCGGAAATGTAAAGGAGGATTATGACCTGCTTATAAAAGAAAAGAATGTAACACTTACTGCTGTGGGCATGCCCGTTATTAATGCAATACCGGTACAAATGCACCAGCTACTGGGCAACCTGCTTAGTAACGCTATAAAATTTGCATCGCACGAGCCAGACATAAAAATTACGTCAAGGCCGGTATTAAGATCTGAGCTTGATGACATTACCATTAGCGACAAAAGCAGGGCGTATATACAAATTGTAGTAGCAGATAACGGCATTGGGTTTGAGCAACACTATGCAGAGCAAGTTTTTAAAATATTTAAGCGCCTTACCGATAATGCCGGTACCGGAATAGGACTGGCGCTTTGCAAAAAAATAGTAGAAAACCACCACGGCCACATTAGTGTAGCCAGCGAATTAGGTAAAGGTACCGTATTTACTATTTTGTTGCCGGAGTAG